The following proteins are encoded in a genomic region of Hymenobacter siberiensis:
- a CDS encoding FKBP-type peptidyl-prolyl cis-trans isomerase, with amino-acid sequence MAAISDKKVVTITYDLSVTDENQEKVLVESAEADAPMVFLFGHSGLPEEFETQLDGKNPGDSFEFSLTPEQAYGEYDEQALVEIPKEVFLIDGKLDEEMLQPGNFLPMADNEGNHMQAKVISIGETAVQMDFNHPLAGMVMHFTGKVADVRDATADELAHGHAHGEGGHQH; translated from the coding sequence ATGGCTGCCATCAGCGATAAAAAAGTCGTCACCATTACTTACGACCTCAGCGTAACCGACGAAAACCAGGAAAAAGTATTGGTCGAATCGGCCGAAGCCGACGCGCCCATGGTTTTTCTCTTCGGCCACAGCGGCCTGCCCGAAGAGTTTGAAACGCAGCTCGACGGCAAAAATCCGGGCGACTCCTTCGAGTTCAGCCTCACCCCCGAGCAGGCCTACGGCGAGTACGACGAGCAGGCGCTGGTCGAAATCCCCAAGGAAGTCTTCCTCATCGACGGCAAACTGGACGAGGAAATGCTCCAGCCCGGCAACTTTCTGCCCATGGCCGACAACGAAGGCAACCACATGCAGGCCAAGGTCATCAGCATCGGCGAAACCGCCGTGCAAATGGACTTCAACCACCCCCTGGCCGGCATGGTGATGCACTTTACCGGCAAAGTGGCCGATGTGCGCGACGCCACCGCCGATGAGCTGGCCCATGGCCACGCGCACGGCGAAGGCGGCCACCAGCACTAA
- a CDS encoding acyl carrier protein phosphodiesterase, translating to MNFLAHLFLSGAPGSAPYADVLLGNFIADSVPGRQFENYPPAVQTGIRLHRAIDTFTDQHPVVRRSTQRLRAAGYGKYAGVISDMFLDHLLARNFREFSAESLPDFTRRVYALLAAREAEMPPRVQHFFPYMAQQNWLLTYAETEGISRALSGLSRRASAGSGMETAATELVANYEEYEADFRAFFPELQRYVAGMLDG from the coding sequence ATGAACTTTCTGGCCCATCTTTTTCTCTCCGGCGCGCCCGGTTCGGCCCCGTATGCCGATGTGCTGCTTGGCAACTTCATCGCTGATTCGGTGCCCGGCCGCCAGTTCGAAAACTACCCGCCCGCCGTGCAAACCGGCATCCGCCTGCACCGGGCCATCGACACGTTCACTGACCAGCATCCCGTGGTGCGCCGCAGCACCCAGCGCCTGCGCGCCGCCGGCTACGGCAAGTATGCCGGGGTGATTTCAGATATGTTTCTGGACCATTTACTGGCCCGCAATTTCAGGGAGTTCTCCGCCGAAAGCCTGCCTGATTTCACCCGCCGCGTCTATGCCCTGCTCGCCGCTCGCGAAGCCGAAATGCCGCCCCGCGTGCAGCACTTCTTTCCCTACATGGCCCAGCAAAACTGGCTGCTGACCTATGCCGAAACCGAAGGCATCAGCCGCGCCCTGAGTGGCCTGAGCCGCCGGGCCTCAGCGGGCTCGGGCATGGAAACGGCCGCCACGGAGCTGGTTGCTAATTACGAGGAATACGAAGCAGACTTCCGGGCGTTTTTTCCAGAGCTGCAGCGGTATGTAGCGGGAATGCTGGACGGGTGA
- a CDS encoding pyridoxamine 5'-phosphate oxidase family protein, with the protein MSDKSPVTHDLTQLFGKIKEVRMAMLTTTDEHGNLHSRPMATINPGKDEALYFLTDVNSAKVYEVKKDSQVNLSYSNPESNVYASVSGKANAYRDEAKIAELWSEPLRAWFPKGKEDPSISILKVTIDKAEYWDSPSSILSRAYGYVRAIVTGEGSKDDDVNQHAQVQVK; encoded by the coding sequence ATGTCCGATAAGTCGCCCGTAACCCACGACCTGACCCAGCTATTCGGTAAAATCAAAGAAGTGCGCATGGCTATGCTCACCACCACCGACGAGCACGGCAACCTCCACAGCCGCCCCATGGCCACCATCAACCCCGGCAAAGACGAGGCCCTGTATTTTCTCACCGATGTGAATTCGGCCAAAGTGTACGAGGTAAAGAAAGACAGCCAGGTAAACCTGAGCTACTCCAACCCCGAAAGCAACGTGTACGCCTCCGTTTCGGGCAAGGCCAATGCCTACCGCGACGAAGCAAAAATTGCCGAGCTCTGGAGCGAGCCGTTGCGCGCCTGGTTCCCCAAGGGCAAAGAAGACCCCAGCATCAGCATCCTGAAAGTGACCATTGACAAGGCAGAATACTGGGATTCGCCCAGCAGCATCTTGTCTCGCGCCTACGGCTACGTGCGGGCAATAGTGACCGGCGAAGGCAGCAAGGACGACGACGTGAACCAGCACGCCCAGGTGCAGGTGAAGTAA
- a CDS encoding spheroidene monooxygenase, with amino-acid sequence MHTTLTVFTLKPGHRRWGLAQMGTSPPTLKKVPGLKFFKLLGSGAANGFGVWPNFDRYGFMAVWQDVASAAAFFSRHPLWAAYQQRSAEQWTVRLAPIKAQGLWDGQNPFEYSSNALSAPADTPIAVLTRASIRWRKTPRFWKFVEPTSAALAHAVGVRAAIGLGELPLVRQATFSVWESAKAMREYAYKDATHREAIKLTRRENWYAEELFARFQVLSSEGTLDGREPLAGLLAAPG; translated from the coding sequence TTGCACACCACCCTTACCGTTTTCACGCTAAAACCCGGCCATCGGCGCTGGGGCCTGGCCCAGATGGGCACCTCGCCCCCCACCCTGAAAAAGGTACCGGGCCTGAAGTTCTTCAAGCTGCTGGGCAGCGGGGCCGCCAACGGCTTCGGCGTGTGGCCCAACTTCGACCGCTACGGCTTCATGGCTGTATGGCAAGATGTGGCTTCGGCCGCCGCATTTTTCAGTCGTCACCCACTGTGGGCGGCCTACCAGCAGCGCAGCGCCGAACAGTGGACCGTGCGCCTTGCCCCCATCAAAGCCCAGGGCCTGTGGGACGGCCAAAACCCTTTTGAATACAGCTCCAATGCCCTTTCAGCCCCGGCCGATACGCCCATAGCCGTGCTGACCCGGGCCAGCATTCGCTGGCGCAAAACCCCGCGCTTCTGGAAATTCGTAGAGCCCACCAGTGCGGCGCTGGCCCACGCGGTTGGCGTGCGCGCCGCCATCGGGCTGGGCGAATTGCCACTGGTGCGGCAGGCCACGTTCAGCGTGTGGGAATCGGCCAAAGCCATGCGGGAATATGCCTATAAAGACGCCACGCACCGCGAGGCAATCAAGCTTACGCGCCGCGAAAACTGGTACGCTGAGGAGCTATTTGCCCGCTTCCAGGTGCTGAGCAGCGAGGGCACCCTCGATGGCCGGGAGCCACTAGCAGGCCTGCTGGCGGCCCCGGGCTAG